From the Xylocopa sonorina isolate GNS202 chromosome 9, iyXylSono1_principal, whole genome shotgun sequence genome, the window AGTCGTACATATGCGAGAAGATGAGCAAGACTACCCCGGACTTCTCGGATATACCGTCGCACGTTGGAAACTTAATAATTCAAGCTATATCCATTAATTCGGCATACACATCCAGAATAATACCCGCGCAGGACCCTTCAGAATTGCCGCTTCAAGTCGGCAATAAAACCGAATGTGCCTTACTTGGATTCGTAGTAGCCCTGGGCATGAACTATCAGACGATACGGGACGATCAACCTGAGGAAACATTCACGCGGGTCTACACGTTCAATAGCGTTAGGAAGAGCATGTCCACCGCCATCCCGAGGAAAGGTGGTGGATACAGGCTCTTCACCAAGGGCGCTTCCGAGATCATCATGAAGAAGTGCGTTGCATCATCTTTTCTTTTTCAATTTCTCACggttaaaacaaaaaaaaaaaaaaaaaaaaagacaccaCCACTGATACTATCGTTACCAATTCCAGATGTGCCTTTATATATGGTCGCGATGGTCATTTGGAGAAATTTACCAGAGAGATGCAGGAGCGTCTGGTAAAGAACGTGATCGAGCCGATGGCGAGCGACGGCCTCCGTACCATTTGCATCGCTAGCCGGGACTTCGTTCCGGGGAAAGCAGAGATCAATCAGGTTCACATCGACAACGAGCCGAACTGGGACGACGAGGAGAACATCGTGAACAACCTGACGTGTCTGTGCATCGTTGGTATCGAGGACCCGGTACGTCCCGAGGTGCCTGACGCGATCAGGAAGTGCCAGAGGGCCGGCATCACTGTGCGTATGGTGACCGGTGACAATATAAACACTGCGCGTTCGATCGCGATGAAATGCGGCATTTTGAAGCCGAACGAGGACTTCCTGATCCTGGAAGGTAAAGAGTTCAACAGGAGGATCCGCGACAGCAACGGCGAGATACAGCAACATTTGTTGGATAAAGTGTGGCCGAAGTTGAGGGTGTTGGCTAGATCGTCGCCTACAGACAAGTACACGCTCGTTAAAGGAATAATCGACAGTAAATCTAGCTCGTCGCGCGAGGTGGTCGCTGTTACTGGTGACGGTACGAACGACGGTCCCGCTTTGAAAAAGGCGGACGTCGGGTTCGCGATGGGCATTGCCGGCACGGACGTCGCCAAGGAAGCATCCGACATCATTCTAACGGATGATAATTTCTCGTCGATCGTGAAGGCGGTTATGTGGGGTAGAAACGTCTACGATAGTATAGCGAAGTTCTTGCAGTTTCAGCTGACCGTCAATATCGTCGCTGTTATAGTTGCTTTTATCGGGGCATGTGCCGTGCAAGATTCCCCCCTTAAAGCGGTGCAGATGTTGTGGGTGAACTTGATCATGGACACGTTAGCGTCTCTCGCATTAGCCACCGAAATGCCTACGCCTGATCTTCTGCTTCGTAGACCGTACGGTCGCACGAAGCCGCTTATCTCCAGGACAATGATGAAGAATATACTCGGCCAGGCTGTCTATCAGTTGTCTGTAATTTTTATGCTTCTTTTCGTTGGTAATTATATCATTATTCTTCTCTTGTTTCCCTCCTTATTCGAGTTCATTCCCGGTTATCTCGAATCCACAAGAGGCAGGATACTTTCGGACCTCGAGATAACCGAGACGATCGAACGGGGACGTCTGTTTAACGATCAACCGTATGATCGACAGGTGACCAGATGCTCGATATCGATAGCGGCCGGGGAGTTGCACAGGCTGGCGGCGGTCCAACGCAGCACTTCACCATCATCTTCAACACGTTCGTCATGATGACTCTTTTCAACGAATTTAACGCCAGGAAAATCCACGGTCAGCGTAATGTCTTCCAAGGAATATTCACCAACCCTATCTTTTATTCTATCTGGATCGCCACGTGTCTATCGCAGGTAAGTCATCTCTTTGAATATTCCGACATCCATCAGAATCGTGCTTGTTGCCTTGTCACCAGTAAAACTGATGTTTCCGAGAGAGAAGTTGAGGTGCGAAAGTGGAATGTTTGGGGAAACTTGATGTTCTACTTCGTTAATAATACGTACGAaattagaaatagaaaattaGGATGTTGAAGAATAAGCTGGTAATTTGGAAATGTCAAATATGCATATATCTCTCGTTAATCTGTAACGAACTGCATTGGCAGTGTTATATAGTACGTGGTACGTCAGACAAATTTGTCGAATACTCGTCGACGAATGTCCATATAGTTAATCGCTGTTCAGGTAGAATTTCACACTTATTTCTCTCGCAACTAACCGCACGATACgttaacacagaaaagagagttTCAGGCAAGCGGAAAACGGATACACGAGAAGTTCCCTTACACTTTCGGTGACATCGAACATCCGCCCGTTCTCCTATGCCTCGCCAATAAACTTTTCTCTGTTTCTTTTTAGGTAATTATCATACAATACGGTAAAATGGCGTTCAGCACGAAAGCTCTCACATTAGAACAATGGATGTGGTGCCTGTTCTTCGGAATCGGTACTCTATTGTGGGGCCAAGTAATTACGACTATTCCTACGCGCAAGATTCCTAAAATCCTTTCGTAAGTTATAAACATAttcacgtaaaaaaaaaaaaacttccaTTTCTTTTAGTGTCTAGATGATGAGAGATACTTCTGTTGGGTTTAACGGGCGCAGCCTTTGGCGACCTGACTTAAAAAAGAAAAGTATTATGGTCTCGCCCTGGTTGCGTTCTCATTCAGAATAATATTTCGGGATGGTACTTTTCGTTACGTACTcttttctgtttctttttcttttcttactGTATAATTTTTAACTtggtttttttttctattttttttttattcttttttttttttttgtccgaAAGTCAAAAGCGAGAATGCCGGACGTCGACGCGTGTAACAACCACTCTAAAAAGCATCTTGGAGCTATGAGCGACTAAACCAGCCACATATTGCACGCATATAACTCTGGGCAAATTAAGAGAATGCGGGGCGGGAGGGGGAAATGCGTGGACTTTTCTTGCTTTCTTGCTTTCTTGCATCGTGCGACGCGACAGGAACGCGTTTCGCCTGGGACACTTTAAAAATATAACAAGGGAGCCTTTTCGAAGCTTTGAGAATGAATCTTAACAAATACGCTgtgatatgtacatatatacatcTCGTTTATAATGTAACTATTTTTTGATCAACGAAACCGCGATCACGTGTTCTAATTTAGGTTTTTTGACGGTTCTTTCGTACGTAGTTTCTATGGGTTTTTATCGGAGATCCTCCTCGTACACGATAGCCGGCATTGCATGAATCTTTTTAACTGAATCGAACTCTCGATAGAGAAATATATATCGTCGATCTATTTATTATTATAGCGTATACTCGATTGAAAGTTGTTCGACAATTAAGCACGATTATTCTGCGTTCTTATCTACTTTTGTAAGAGTACAGAACctgttattaaaatatttattaatcgCCTCTCGCCGATGGTTGGTAGTTGTATGAGAACATATTGTACAAATGTTATATGTATCATCTTAATACTAATATCgagaatttctttttttttttttttttcttttcaccaCCGAAACTAATTTCTGGTTTGTTTGAACAATTCTCGTTATTAATATAAAGAGCGACCAGATTTCGTACAGGTTCTTTCGTACATGTATCTTTGGCACAGTATATTCTTTTATATAACTGACATCCGTTGTTATCATGTTACTCGGAAATTGTATATGAAACACGAGTGTAGGAACATCGAAAAGACAGTACCATTTGAAAGATAAGTATCATCATAATCGGTATCGTGTAAAGGTGTGATAGAAGGGAGGCATGCATCGTGGAATTCAttcttactattattattcttattcttcttcttaTTATTATTGTCATTATTATTGCgattatgattattattattattattagtagcTGTATTATGATTGTAGCGCTTCCGTCGGTTTACGTTTCTCGCTTCTACGACTCCTTTTTCCTGTTGCTTTTGCCCGTCATACGTCTCTCACCCCCACAACACCACGTTAGAGTAATCGCTTTACGTAGCATGCTCCCTAGACGCCAACGTATCGAAAGTAACCCAATTCGTGACCCACGATCCGGTGAATCACTGTGATCCGAACTAGAGAAACACGTTAGAGATGAATGATCCGCGCGTGCTCAGCTGTTCCCTCGCTCCCACCTCTTTGTAACTGTACATTAGTGCTAGCCAAGCGAAACAACGTTTAAGGTTCCGtttgaaagaaagagaaaaaaaaaagaaacaagaaaAATGTAACTTTGAACGTTTAGTGGCGAACATAAGATATCGACGATGTCAAAAATTACTCCAAACATTcgttactattttttttttcttttttttcttaatgGAAATTAGCGAGAAGAGATTAGACATTTGAATAAGCATGCGCTTACTTGGATACCGATGTAGCCAAGGCCTCTGTTTGGGGAAACGAGCACCAATTCCCATGAGTGGACTTACGAATCGGTGCCCGTTTCCGCGGCAAGAACTCTTAGACTCGGTATTAGGCTTAGCTGTTGCATGACTGAAGACCCTTCTCCGACGTCTACGTACTTGTTTGTGTAAAAAGTAACCGAATGAAAACGGCGTCCCGACGTGGTGTTCACCGTAACACTTGGTCTCTCTCACGACACATCCGTGTACACGTATATTGTAATGTATTTTTGCGTTTTCTGTTTGGTGCAAGGGATCTCAGTGGCCCGCTTGAACCGAGTTCAAGTACACAGTAACAGTTTCTTTTGGTTCTGGAGATTCTTAGAGAGCTGCAAAGTAACGAGATAGCTCTGTTATTATAATAAGTGGTAACATTTGCGGCTTAGCACTTTAACTCTAATCACTCTTGCTCTCTCGCTGGAGCTGTTTACGACTTTGTTCTTTCAACAACTTTAACATTATCTGTCTGCGCCCATCTATCTATCTGTctgtctttctttctttctttctgtctatctgtctgtctgtctgtctgtctgtctgtctgtctgtctgtacatttatatatttctatCCTGCTGTATCTGTCTGTCTCTTCCAATCTCTGGTTTCGTTCTTGTTCTCTTTGTCTGtctctttctgtctctctcactctctctctctttctctctctcttccccaTCCGCCCATTCACACGCACGGAGCCGAACTTTCTTCTTCAGAATCGGTTTTCTTTCCTATTTCTCTGCATCCGTTTCTCTCTGTTCGCTTAGGTTGCTTCCCAGTTCGCAAGCTTCGAGGGTTTGGTTGGGGGATGAAACGAGGAGTCTCTTGCGAATTGGAATCAACAAATCTCGCTGCTCTCGCGTCGAGCGCGTCTTAACTGTGAAACGAGAAAGCCGTAAAGAAAAGTatcgagaaaaaaagaaaaggaagaagcAAGGCGAAACTGATCAGACACgagaaaagaaacaaaaaagaaaagaaaaaaaaaataattgaacaAAGAGATACACACGCCTGTTTAAGATATAGGATGCGTGCGTTTTATGTGTATCATGGGTTGCTTCTGTGCGGTCGTCCTGGTCCACCATACAGACACGGTGTTGCGATCACGCGATGTGAAACGACGAAGCCGTCACGTAACACGATTGGGGCTCTCTCTCAcactttttttaattattaatcttCTGCATTCGCTTGTTTAAAGCTTCTAACGAGCCACTTGTCTGTAGGTTACATAGAGAACGTAGTTGCGGTTTTATTCTTGAGCTTTTACTTGAACAATAATCGTCCCTCCTGAACAGGTAAGAGAGATCTCGGATCTCGCTGGCCGATTTTAACGGCCCACGTATTTTAACCAGTGGATTGCGCAGGGAAGTTGCGTTATCGCGCGCCGTTCAGGCTCGTGGTTCTCGCGGATCGTGTGGAGCTATTGaatggaggaaaaaaaaagacaaaaaaaaagaggaaccaGTCCAGAGGAGAaggggagaaaaaagaaaacaataacGATCAAGTACCAACGATATCTCACACCCCGGTCCTGAAAGTATATATCAGAGCACACGTGCATCGTTCCCTGGAACGTTTTTTAAACATCACGACGACCCTCCTCCTCACACCGTCATCGCGTTTCCGTTCTCGTTTACCGTTTTCTTTGACTTTCTTCTTATTCTTGTAGATTCTCTGTTCACCGCTGTCGCCCTTCTCCCGACAAGTACAAAAGTATCTCTATCGTCGTCACACACGCCATGTACATAGACATATACATACACGCGCGCACACGGACCACAGGCGTTAACAAGCCATCCCCTCATGTCGATGGAGAACCGCATTTATCGCTCACTTTATCCGCATTGCACCTCACATCGCATCCCCTCGTTCGTTGGCTCATTCTTTTACACGTCGCAACATTTCCTCTTGTACGCGCGTTAAATATCGCCGGCTGTTTCGCAGTCGCTGCCTCCTTTCCGCGAGCTTTTGTTCGCTGATGGGAAATTGGTTCGATGAAACTTAAACCTTTGCACTCTGCGCCTCCTCGGACGttggcaataatttctattgccaaCGTCGACCAGTTTTCATCTTCTTCTCCAAGACTTCAGGGACCACGCGCGTTTCTTGAAAACCTGCGATGGAAGAAGTTTTATCTCCCTGATTGTTAATCAATTTTGAGGGCCCCTCAGAGGACATTAgagtgtaaagggttaaattatcgATAGCCTAGCGACTCTGAAACAGCTTGCacatctttctttctctctctctttctctctctctctctctctctctctctttctatccgtCTGCTTTCCTTTCTTGGCCACTTCCGATCTCTGTTGTGCCACCGTCGAtcgatacacatatatatattctcCACTTGATGAAAAGGGGaagtgtaataataataatttgaaCTGACCAACATCCGGCGACACCGTTAGAGAGATAGCGTGGTTAGGTGTCCAAGCTAAGGAGCGAGGGGAAAAAAAACCGTAGAACTGAAAATTTTGGGTGCAGTGCGTTGAGAGGAGCCGGCTCTACGCGTCATCAGTCAACCAAAtccaaaacaaaaaaaaaaaaaaaaagaatcaaaATCTccctcctaaaaaaaaaaacaaaaaaaaaacctaCTTTGATTATAGACCATGTGTGTAACAGGGATCGAGTGATGAAGAATTGGTTTCATGTTTTTTAAAAACAGATGGGGCCGCGGCCAGCCGGATGATATCGGTGCGATCAATCTCGGAGATGAGAAATTCGACCCTGACTCGGATAAAAAGCCGCGCGCAGGACAAATTCTATGGATCCGTGGTCTAACACGACTACAGACACAGGTAACTATCcctatctctctcactctcatgTCATCACTCGAAGTCAGCGTTCTCTCGGGTTCCCTCCCCCTCTCTCCCCGTCCCCGCGGGTTAAACTTGAGGAAGTGCCAAACTAATAAGACCCCACCcccgcaaaaaaaaaagaaatacgagAATACATAATTAACGGGACCACttgagaacaaaaaaaaaaagacgaaagAAGGGGGAAGAAAAAAGGTAGAACCGCGCGTACGCGCGAGACACGTTTATTTCTCTCCACGGTCACGGGTCGACGAGTCCTTCCGTCGTCCTGGTGCCGGATTTTTAGGGCCTCGTCTCCACCACCAACCGGCTGTGTTCCTGTTGAACCACGTGTACCGGTACCACCGTCGACAGCGTTACAACGCCCGTGAATATACCACATCGTCGCAGCTAAACAAAAGTTGTGCTCTCTTTTTAACAACGATCGTGTGCGCAGATGAGCTACTGCATTGTGGATGAATCTTTTCGCGGTGGGAAGTGTCTCAGGATGAAGGAGGATCAGTGAGGAAGAGTCTCGGACGGACTTTTACTGTTACAGTTATTTGATAACTGGTCTTGCTGCTATCCGCATCGAATGGGATAAGATAAGAGAGCGTTTACCTCGTGGATCTGTTGTTTTGGTATCTGACAAATTCGTTTCACTAGCTAGCCCTCGATTCTGATACGGAGTTCCGATTCTCTTCGCTCGAGAACCTTTGCCATCGAATCTACCCGGAGGGAAGCATCCATATGCAGTAGTGTACAGTCTACACGAAACGCACAGAGTCgacaagtatatatatatattcgtaCGTTCTCTGTCTGGTTTTATTCCACGTGTGTACGTTCTTTcgtttcactttcatttcgTTTACTTTTTACGTTCCAGACCGTTGTTTACCTTGGTTTGCATTTCCATTTGAGTTCTTTGCCGTGTCACCTCGACGATGCGTACCTTGCGttcgttttatttttttaatccTCTTGATACTGCGACGCCGTCCTGCGTTAGCCACAGAAAGAAAGAAAGCTCGACGATCATGCGAACCAATGCTCCCCATGTTTTTTTCCACCGACACCGCCAACTTCGATCTCGATCCGATCGATCATCTTCGGGGTCATCTTCCCCTTGTTCCAACAGTGACACGATTCTGTCTGGGATCTTCTGAAATCGACCGAAGAGCGTCTTTATACAGTTTCTTTCTCGAGGTGTCGCTGTTCATTCTTTAACCCTTTATAAGACGGACAAGTGGTAACGTCTGGAAAGATCCAATCTTCTTTGGGCATTCTATGAACGCTGAACGTTCCAATCTCTAACGATAGAGCCTGCTCATCTTCCTCGAAATTAATGTTTGCCCGTGTTTCTTTTCAGGTAGGTTGTAATTCACCGTAAATTCACGGTTGGGATTCCGCCCTAAACTTATAAAGGGTTAACACGTTCATTGCTGTTTTACCGCTTTTGAAGAGGATACCTTTTAAAACATAGTCTGAATACTTTAGGCCACGAGTATCGAGATTGTCTCTATTAACCCCTTCGATTTCCTCGGATATAGCCACAGAGAAGATTCCACAGAGAATACAAAGCTCGTTAAACAGAATCGTGCCTCTGAACCTGTGAAATCGAATCGAAGCGGTTAATTGGACAACGGGGATGTCGGTGATGTGATTAATGCCAGGGAATGAACGATCTTTGCCCATCTCGTCGCGTGTTGATTTTATACTTCGACGTTTTAACAATCGAGGGAATCTTGTTTAACGTAAACGATAGACGACTTAAAGACGAGTAGAGTCTATTTAAAAATAGCAGATGGGTAAAGATCCACACCAGAACACCCTAGGGTGTAGACGACCGCTAATGGTAGACCTCTTCAGCTTGTGTTAGTTTCACCAAGCATTGCATAATCGTTTCCGAACCTAGAACACAAGCATGTAGGCGTCTTAGACAGCTAGTCGTCGATCTGCTCGACCTAGAGGCACGGATCCGATTATTTAGAATCAAGTTACCACTGATCCAAGCAGTCCTCGACTCATCTCTCGATCCAAGACCTCCATTCGAACCGTACTCTCTGTAGAGTAGACTTTTTAATTCTCCAGTTAGGGACAATCACCGAATTCAGGGGACAAGTACTCGCGAACGTTACTCCTAGGGATTTCGATCAAAGAATACAGTGTGAAGGAGGTTTAAAGGAAGTTCCGTTTCGACGCGTGATAGCTTTTGGGATAAACGTTTTACGCGAGATACGATAGATACACGTAGCTCGCCAAAGTAAAGGAAATTAAGACTCGACCAGGATCCTACTAGAGACTTTTGGGTAGATCTAAATTTTGATTAAATTTCTTTTACACGAAAGCTTAGGATGGTTAACGTAAGGGAAAGGAGTTGTTTAACGCTTGAAAATGTAGGGATCGATGCTCGAGCGAGAGTCGGAAAGGATAAACAAGCAGcccttcctcgtcgacgatgccTCTCGTATTTTTCTGTTActtttattttcattctttcgttTCTCTCAATGGGGACGGGTTAAACCTGATGAAGCTAGCGCATACTTGACAAAAACCGCGGCTCGCGATAGTGTAGATCGTCAAATTTACACGATTGCGACGCTCCTTTTAATTTATTGTGATACACCTCTTGGACATGCGACAATGGCCATCCGAATGGCAGACGTGAACTGCAAGAGTTACTGAAATTCTCTGATGGGATTAATCGCACGGTCCAAAAGATAAATCAGGAGGAAAAGGAAGAACAAAGTTTCACCGAAGATGTTCTCCACTTTCTTTATTCTATTGACTTACACTTCGCTTTCTCTCTTATTTCCTTTCTTCTCACTCTGGTAACACTACTCTAGACCTAACATGGTGATAAAAGAAAGCTGCGAAAGCGAAAAACGAAATAGACGTATTTACCTACGCCAAGAATATCTCATGCACACAACTATGTTTAACGTACACTGGACATCGTGTCCCTATGATATTATAATACACCTTTTTTCATCTGTTATAGAGACaaacacaaaaaaaaaacaaacaatgTTATAGATACCACATTCTGAGTTAAGCTAATTATGTAAATTGAATGTGTAACCTACTTTCAgacgagcaatagaactctggtGCAGAATGTATCTGTGACAGGCAGATCCCCCTCTCAGGATTACTATATGGTTAGTCCGCAAGTCCAATCTCCGCACTGTTTGACCGTTCTTAAATATTAATTCTTTCTTACGATTaccagtttttttttctttttcttaattTATCTTTTTCAATGGTTTTGTTTGTCTCATTAACCAGTCTGAGTTTTCCTTCTTACTGGTGCTTTCTGTTTAACACACACTttgttcctctctctctctctctctctctctctctctctcacctccTATTTAACAGTACGACTACTTTTCATTTCTAACTTTGATTCAGGCTTACTTTGATTTCTAACCGAACCTGGAACTTATACTCTAACATCATAGTTTACCTTCTTCTCGTCAGAATTTTACGTTTCCCTCTGTTTTGCCACAAGTTGTTCTTCTCTATTTGAGTTTGCCGTTTTCTAATTGTCTGCCTCTCCAACgtgtctctctctatctctctttctctctctctctatctatctatctatctatgtttcatatcgtCGCAATTCTGCTTGCGAGTCGCGAGCTTCTACTCGCTTCTATCGCGCAAGTCGTGCTGTATTTTTATTTCCCCGCGAGTCGACACAGCGGAGAGATTCCTGTGATCCGTTGGATCAGTTTTAATTGCCACGTTTCTTTCTAATCGACCCGTTTCATTTTCTTCCCCTTCGTTGGACACACGTTGCTCGGATTACTAAGTCACCCGTTTTGTTTCAGTCAGCAATTCCGACGATTCTCGCTTGAAGGGAAGAGAGACCAACCGACGTCCAACTGCTAGACCCAATTCTACCTCCCTTCGACTCCTTTTCACTCTGTTTAAACTCGTACCAACGATGTTCCAATGATCAGAACATTCACGTGGATCGTACCTGCGTATCGCGAATCTGTTCTGGTCGATATCTTAATTCTACAATGAAAACTACTCAGGTAAACTCTTCCCTTCCACTATTATCCGGTCTCTTCTCTTCAAGTCTAAAGGTACTCGTTTCGATCTCGATATGCAAATTTAATTTCAATCTGCCAAGCAACGTTTCTTCATCGTCTTTTTCTATTCCAGTTCCCTTCTCTACTCGATCAGAAAAGAAGAACGTCGACACTGCCTCCAGATCTTACCCGCATCCCAAGTTATCAATTTTTTGGTATCTCCGTTTCCGTTTCTTTCTCTCATTTCTTCTCTTCCGTTGAATTCTAAGATGTTGCATGCACGTCTGTGCGTATGTCTGTACGTATATGATTTTCCcgtatatacgtgtatatacgtagatatatgtatatatacacacgTGTATGTGAAATGCATGCGCGTATGTGTACGCGTATATGTATGTGTATGCGTATATATGTGTGCAGGACACACATACACGCGCGGCAAGGTACGCTTTTGCGAttattctttttctctctctctctctttctctctatctctctttctctttctctctccttcgTTTCAGTTTCTTCAAACATTGCCATCCAGTTCACTTTTTGTTTCTTTCCTCTGTCACTCGAACGACGGAATCATCGATTTGAATATCATCCGGAGTTAGGGGTGTTGATTTTGCTCGACAACCACATCTACATCCACTTGTTTGAACGTTTCCATTTTTTGCCTCGGAATCTTTctgttcttttttccttttcgacACGATTTTCAGTTCCAGGAATCGttcagttttttcttttttttttttttatacacgtTTCGTCAAACGATTCAATGATTCCATACGATGCAACAACTATCCAAGCATTAAGAATGAACTTGTACGTGTTTTCGCTGTTTGCTTCTGACACACTACCACATTCTTTcttatcttttttttctttcgtcgaGAGATTTCACCAGAAAGCATTCGCATCGCGCAAATGTGTCCCTCAACGTGGAGGGTAACGCGAGGGTAAACTATTTCCGTGCTCTTTTATTTAACGATCCTCCGCCATGGAAGCAGGCGTTGGATATTGTATTTTTTGTCGTGCTTCAACTGTACATTTCCAGTGAACGATCTGTGGTCGGTGTTTAAAAGACAAACGTTCCTCGGTAGTTTGCGCCTCTCGCTTCGCTCTGCTCATTTCCACGACACTCGTTTGATTTCGCGGCGAGAACAGTAAACCCTCGACGAATCTCTTGCTTGACTTGGACTCAAGCTCGAACCGTGCCCGGTAGCTTCGTTCGAATACGggaaaaggagagaaaaaaagaaaaggaaattgATCTCCGTCGGCTAGTCTCAAGCTTCATCGTCATTGCCATCGTCATCCCGTGTACGACCACGTTCGAGACGAAGCGAAAAGAAAGCAGTCGCGATGTCGTCGACTCTCTCCTACGAAAGCATTCATAAAAGGCTTGTATTTTGATTCGTCGATATTTTAATTGCTTTTCTCGGCATTCAAATGAGAAGGGTCAGTATTACACTTCAATTACTAGCCATATTTCTTTTATCTATAAAAAGAAATGTTTAAATGTAACTTTTCCACCTTACAGTAAGTCTCTGAACAAAATGGGTGTAACGATATGTTTCTTTTTCGTTTAGTGCTTTAATACTGACCTTTCTGGTGACAAAATACCGAGCAAAAGATTGATTCAAGTATCGACCGAGAGCAGACTTAAATACTGACCATTTAATTTGTCGCCTCCGTGGAACTCAATGATGCACCTGCGTATCAGCAGCCCCAAAAGTACCTTGTACGTGTGCTATGCGTGTGAACTGCATGCAACAACTCGCAACAACCAGGAACTCTCAATTAAAAACACATAATATGGGCAATCAGTGTGTAAAGAAACATGACTTAACAACCATGTGCCAACAATCGACATTCCGTTGTATCCAACGTGTGGTTTTCACACGAAGGAACGaaagcatatatatatatagatacatgtatgtatgtatatatatgtaccaACTACTATACCACTCACAATCGTACCGCCCACGCAAGTGGgcgtctatatattatatatataataacgttGGCTGTGTGATATCCGCTCCTTTATTTTAATCTCTTATTTCTGTTCTTTAATCGTTGCAGTG encodes:
- the Pmca gene encoding plasma membrane calcium-transporting ATPase 3 isoform X4 yields the protein MATIDGRPAQYGVTLKQLRELMELRGREGVNKINSYGGVQEICKKLYTSPSEGLSGSAADIEHRRDTFGSNLIPPKPPKTFLQLVWEALQDVTLIILEVAALVSLGLSFYHPADDEEKPLIDEDEAKYGWIEGAAIFISVILVVIVTASNDYSKEKQFRGLQSRIEGEHKFSVIRQGEVKQISVSDIVVGDICQIKYGDLLPADGILIQSNDLKVDESSLTGESDHVKKGELFDPMVLSGTHVMEGSGKMLVTAVGVNSQAGIIFTLLGAAVDQQEQEIKKMKKEAKKQRKKKSLTGDEAVEITGNSHVSSGKHEGGENHHAASHGQAAEGKKEKSVLQAKLTKLAIQIGYAGSTIAVLTVFILVIQFCVKTFYIDGKEWRNTYAGDLVRHLIIGVTVLVVAVPEGLPLAVTLSLAYSVKKMMKDNNLVRHLDACETMGNATAICSDKTGTLTTNRMTVVQSYICEKMSKTTPDFSDIPSHVGNLIIQAISINSAYTSRIIPAQDPSELPLQVGNKTECALLGFVVALGMNYQTIRDDQPEETFTRVYTFNSVRKSMSTAIPRKGGGYRLFTKGASEIIMKKCAFIYGRDGHLEKFTREMQERLVKNVIEPMASDGLRTICIASRDFVPGKAEINQVHIDNEPNWDDEENIVNNLTCLCIVGIEDPVRPEVPDAIRKCQRAGITVRMVTGDNINTARSIAMKCGILKPNEDFLILEGKEFNRRIRDSNGEIQQHLLDKVWPKLRVLARSSPTDKYTLVKGIIDSKSSSSREVVAVTGDGTNDGPALKKADVGFAMGIAGTDVAKEASDIILTDDNFSSIVKAVMWGRNVYDSIAKFLQFQLTVNIVAVIVAFIGACAVQDSPLKAVQMLWVNLIMDTLASLALATEMPTPDLLLRRPYGRTKPLISRTMMKNILGQAVYQLSVIFMLLFVGDQMLDIDSGRGVAQAGGGPTQHFTIIFNTFVMMTLFNEFNARKIHGQRNVFQGIFTNPIFYSIWIATCLSQVIIIQYGKMAFSTKALTLEQWMWCLFFGIGTLLWGQVITTIPTRKIPKILSWGRGQPDDIGAINLGDEKFDPDSDKKPRAGQILWIRGLTRLQTQVIGGELQERLIPVPYSKSSTDQAIRVVNAFRQGLDARYTSEHSSTTFAEVLRKQSSLSKRLSQTSSIEYADNNPDELTIPEIDVERLSSHSHTETAV
- the Pmca gene encoding plasma membrane calcium-transporting ATPase 3 isoform X2, with the translated sequence MATIDGRPAQYGVTLKQLRELMELRGREGVNKINSYGGVQEICKKLYTSPSEGLSGSAADIEHRRDTFGSNLIPPKPPKTFLQLVWEALQDVTLIILEVAALVSLGLSFYHPADDEEKPLIDEDEAKYGWIEGAAIFISVILVVIVTASNDYSKEKQFRGLQSRIEGEHKFSVIRQGEVKQISVSDIVVGDICQIKYGDLLPADGILIQSNDLKVDESSLTGESDHVKKGELFDPMVLSGTHVMEGSGKMLVTAVGVNSQAGIIFTLLGAAVDQQEQEIKKMKKGDEAVEITGNSHVSSGKHEGGENHHAASHGQAAEGKKEKSVLQAKLTKLAIQIGYAGSTIAVLTVFILVIQFCVKTFYIDGKEWRNTYAGDLVRHLIIGVTVLVVAVPEGLPLAVTLSLAYSVKKMMKDNNLVRHLDACETMGNATAICSDKTGTLTTNRMTVVQSYICEKMSKTTPDFSDIPSHVGNLIIQAISINSAYTSRIIPAQDPSELPLQVGNKTECALLGFVVALGMNYQTIRDDQPEETFTRVYTFNSVRKSMSTAIPRKGGGYRLFTKGASEIIMKKCAFIYGRDGHLEKFTREMQERLVKNVIEPMASDGLRTICIASRDFVPGKAEINQVHIDNEPNWDDEENIVNNLTCLCIVGIEDPVRPEVPDAIRKCQRAGITVRMVTGDNINTARSIAMKCGILKPNEDFLILEGKEFNRRIRDSNGEIQQHLLDKVWPKLRVLARSSPTDKYTLVKGIIDSKSSSSREVVAVTGDGTNDGPALKKADVGFAMGIAGTDVAKEASDIILTDDNFSSIVKAVMWGRNVYDSIAKFLQFQLTVNIVAVIVAFIGACAVQDSPLKAVQMLWVNLIMDTLASLALATEMPTPDLLLRRPYGRTKPLISRTMMKNILGQAVYQLSVIFMLLFVGDQMLDIDSGRGVAQAGGGPTQHFTIIFNTFVMMTLFNEFNARKIHGQRNVFQGIFTNPIFYSIWIATCLSQVIIIQYGKMAFSTKALTLEQWMWCLFFGIGTLLWGQVITTIPTRKIPKILSWGRGQPDDIGAINLGDEKFDPDSDKKPRAGQILWIRGLTRLQTQLRVIRAFKSTLEDLEERRSVHSLHSLHSMRSSRSHTGPRPFSDFTYIDEDPTNTALNASKGNLPNKTADQEHLAARMNSSTSPLLLTVTGSGNAYNHRHNTTINTTNDNRSSSNSALNQAQQPNHHTQMQSSNNSNTGNSLLLSSNNLALPELTKLVHETSI